The Borreliella mayonii genome has a segment encoding these proteins:
- the ruvB gene encoding Holliday junction branch migration DNA helicase RuvB: MKDENSISFLSSNENYLYDKGENELRPKVFEDFKGQVNVKETLSIFIRASKERDEALDHVFLSGPPGLGKTTLASIIAFEMNASIKITSAPAFDKPKDIIGILTGLDEKSVLFIDEIHRLRPIIEEMLCIAMEDYELDWVIGQGANARTVRMPLPKFTLIGATTKPGKVTSPLYARFGIIARFELYSEIELVEIIKRNSIILNIEIEEDAAFLLARSSRGTPRIANRLLRRIRDIAQVTGSLVITSDIVAIGLEMLRIDGEGLDEQDRNILRSLILKFNGGPVGVDTLAISVGETADSLEDFYEPYLIMKGFISRTHRGRKATEFAYLHLNLEMKEDGLNENQRVSF; this comes from the coding sequence ATGAAAGACGAAAATAGTATAAGCTTTTTAAGCTCTAATGAAAATTATTTATATGATAAGGGCGAAAATGAGCTTAGGCCTAAAGTTTTTGAAGATTTTAAAGGCCAGGTTAATGTTAAAGAAACCCTTAGTATTTTTATAAGAGCTTCTAAAGAGAGGGATGAAGCCTTAGATCATGTATTTTTAAGTGGTCCACCAGGTCTTGGGAAAACTACTCTTGCAAGTATTATTGCCTTTGAGATGAATGCTTCGATAAAGATTACCTCAGCTCCGGCTTTTGACAAGCCCAAAGATATTATTGGAATTTTAACAGGTCTTGATGAGAAGAGCGTTTTATTTATTGATGAAATACATAGACTCAGACCAATAATAGAAGAAATGCTTTGTATTGCCATGGAAGATTATGAGCTAGACTGGGTAATCGGGCAAGGAGCTAATGCAAGAACTGTTCGAATGCCACTTCCAAAATTCACATTAATTGGAGCTACTACTAAACCAGGAAAAGTAACATCTCCACTTTATGCGAGATTTGGAATTATTGCAAGATTTGAACTTTACAGCGAAATAGAACTTGTCGAGATAATAAAGAGAAATTCTATTATTTTAAATATTGAAATAGAAGAGGATGCTGCTTTTCTTCTTGCAAGAAGTTCAAGAGGGACTCCTCGTATAGCAAATAGATTGCTAAGACGAATAAGGGATATTGCTCAGGTGACTGGGAGTTTGGTTATTACAAGTGACATTGTTGCAATTGGGCTTGAAATGCTTAGAATTGATGGAGAAGGTCTTGATGAGCAAGATAGAAATATTTTAAGAAGTTTAATATTGAAATTTAATGGAGGGCCTGTAGGTGTTGATACTTTAGCTATTTCTGTAGGGGAAACAGCAGATTCTCTTGAAGACTTTTATGAGCCTTATTTAATTATGAAAGGATTTATCAGTAGAACCCATAGAGGTCGTAAAGCTACTGAGTTTGCATATCTTCACTTAAACTTAGAGATGAAAGAGGATGGTCTTAATGAAAACCAAAGAGTTTCATTTTAA
- the truA gene encoding tRNA pseudouridine(38-40) synthase TruA, which produces MKKILAEIAYDGSIYHGFQIQPTKPTVQGEIEKALMKINKKKVKIHSSGRTDKGVHAKRQIIAFYININIQLNNLKKALNAILLKNSVKILKLKYVKNSFHPRFSAQKRKYSYCILNSNNYYPWEGYQAHYVNKKLNINNLNQMAKTLIGNHDFTTFSCIKDKSKSKFRHIYFAKFKKRGKYIIFEIIGSSFLWKMVRSIIGTMLDIEIKNESISTFETILKSKNRNLARTTAPANALFLDKVYYE; this is translated from the coding sequence ATGAAAAAAATATTAGCTGAAATCGCTTATGACGGATCTATATACCATGGATTTCAAATACAACCAACAAAGCCTACGGTTCAAGGAGAAATTGAAAAAGCTCTAATGAAAATCAACAAAAAAAAAGTAAAGATTCATTCATCAGGAAGAACAGATAAGGGAGTTCATGCAAAAAGACAAATAATAGCCTTTTATATAAACATCAATATTCAGCTAAACAATCTAAAAAAAGCTTTAAATGCAATATTATTAAAAAACAGTGTAAAAATACTAAAGCTCAAGTATGTTAAAAATTCATTTCATCCACGTTTTAGCGCTCAAAAAAGAAAATACAGCTATTGTATATTAAACAGCAACAACTACTATCCCTGGGAAGGCTATCAAGCTCACTATGTAAATAAAAAACTAAACATAAACAATTTAAACCAAATGGCTAAAACATTGATTGGAAACCATGATTTTACCACATTTTCATGCATAAAAGATAAAAGCAAATCTAAATTTAGGCATATATATTTTGCCAAATTTAAAAAAAGAGGAAAATATATTATTTTCGAAATAATAGGATCTTCTTTTTTGTGGAAAATGGTAAGATCAATAATAGGCACAATGCTGGACATTGAAATAAAAAACGAATCAATTTCTACTTTTGAAACAATATTAAAATCAAAAAATAGAAACCTTGCAAGAACAACTGCGCCTGCAAATGCTTTATTTTTAGACAAGGTTTACTATGAATAA
- the ruvA gene encoding Holliday junction branch migration protein RuvA, whose translation MINRIHGKVIEKKESSLVLMTTVFEFELLVSAFCLANFNLSDKVALFTYLYTRENELKLFGFLNSDEREIFKELIGVSGIGPRAALRVLSNIRYNEFKEAIDREDVELVAKIKGIGKKMAGKMFLHLQGKLLINSELESTSLFRFKELEESIVSMGFDRKIVNSKIREAFNLAEFSNLKDSEKEQFLFKEVLKRISN comes from the coding sequence ATGATAAATAGGATTCATGGTAAAGTTATAGAAAAAAAAGAATCTAGTTTGGTTTTAATGACCACTGTTTTTGAATTTGAACTTTTAGTTAGTGCATTTTGCCTTGCTAATTTTAATTTGTCAGACAAAGTTGCGCTATTTACTTATCTTTATACGAGAGAAAATGAATTAAAGCTTTTTGGATTTTTGAATTCGGACGAAAGAGAGATATTTAAAGAGCTTATTGGGGTAAGTGGAATAGGGCCAAGGGCCGCTTTAAGAGTGTTATCCAACATAAGGTATAATGAGTTTAAGGAGGCTATTGACAGAGAGGATGTTGAGCTTGTTGCTAAAATCAAAGGCATTGGCAAAAAAATGGCTGGTAAAATGTTTTTACATCTTCAAGGTAAGCTTTTGATTAATAGTGAGCTTGAATCTACTAGTCTTTTTAGATTTAAAGAATTAGAAGAATCAATTGTTAGTATGGGATTTGATAGAAAAATTGTTAATAGTAAGATTAGGGAGGCTTTCAATTTAGCTGAATTTTCAAATTTAAAGGATTCTGAAAAGGAGCAGTTTTTATTTAAAGAGGTTTTAAAAAGAATATCGAATTAA
- a CDS encoding rhodanese-like domain-containing protein encodes MNYAKFAVLIVLLFFYIWFFIILRMKRANLFLLEKIKNGAKILDIRSPKEYSKSHYLKSINIPFNNLFAKKDKLGDFESQIIIYGKSFNKSYEAKKVLKSMGFKNVFVAGTLKDMPQTKKKEVD; translated from the coding sequence ATGAATTATGCAAAATTTGCAGTATTAATAGTTCTGCTTTTTTTTTATATTTGGTTTTTTATTATCCTTAGGATGAAAAGAGCCAATCTGTTTTTGTTGGAAAAAATCAAAAATGGAGCAAAAATTTTAGATATTCGATCTCCCAAAGAATATAGCAAGTCTCACTATTTGAAGTCAATTAACATTCCTTTTAATAATTTATTTGCTAAAAAGGATAAATTAGGTGATTTTGAGTCTCAAATAATTATTTATGGTAAAAGTTTTAATAAGTCTTATGAGGCTAAAAAAGTTTTAAAAAGCATGGGATTTAAGAATGTGTTTGTGGCTGGTACTTTGAAAGATATGCCACAAACGAAAAAAAAAGAAGTTGATTGA
- a CDS encoding diphosphate--fructose-6-phosphate 1-phosphotransferase, which produces MNTSLFKQERQKYIPKLPNILKKDFNNISLAYGEKTEAIQDRQTLKEFFKNTYGLPIVSFTEGKSSLSFSKALNIGIILSGGPAPGGHNVISGVFDAIKKFNANSKIFGFKGGPLGLLENDKIELTESLVNSYRNTGGFDIVSSGRTKIETEEHYKKALFVAKENNLNAIIIIGGDDSNTNAAILAEYFKKKGENIQVIGVPKTIDADLKNDHIEISFGFDSATKIYSEMIGNLCRDAMSTKKYWHFVKLMGRSASHVALECALKTHPNICIVSEEVLAKKKTLSEIVNEMVFVISKRSLNGDNFGIVIVPEGLIEFIPEVKSLMVELCDIFDKNEGEFKELNIEGMKEVFVAKLSDYMKRVYLSLPLFIQFELVNSILERDPHGNFNVSRVPTEKLFIEMVQSKLSELKKRGEYKGSFTPVDHFFGYEGRSAFPSNFDSDYCYSLGYNAVVLILNGLTGYMSCIKNLNLKPTDWIAGGVPLTMLMNMEERYGEKKPVIKKALVDLEGKPFKEFVKNRDKWALNNLYLCPGPVQYFGSSEIVDEITETLKLELLK; this is translated from the coding sequence ATGAATACTTCTCTTTTTAAGCAGGAAAGGCAAAAGTATATTCCTAAGTTGCCAAATATTTTAAAAAAAGATTTTAATAATATTAGTTTGGCTTATGGAGAAAAGACCGAAGCAATTCAAGATAGACAGACTTTAAAGGAATTTTTTAAGAATACTTATGGGTTGCCGATTGTAAGTTTTACCGAGGGAAAGTCCAGTTTATCTTTTTCAAAAGCTTTAAATATTGGAATTATTCTTTCTGGAGGGCCTGCTCCTGGAGGGCATAATGTTATATCTGGTGTTTTTGATGCAATAAAAAAATTCAATGCAAATTCAAAGATTTTTGGGTTTAAAGGGGGCCCTTTAGGCCTTTTAGAAAATGATAAAATTGAACTTACTGAGAGCTTAGTAAATTCCTACAGAAATACTGGGGGTTTTGATATTGTATCTTCTGGAAGAACAAAAATAGAAACTGAAGAACATTATAAGAAAGCTTTATTTGTTGCCAAAGAAAACAATCTTAATGCAATTATTATTATTGGTGGTGATGATTCTAATACCAATGCTGCTATTCTTGCTGAGTATTTCAAAAAGAAAGGAGAGAATATTCAAGTTATTGGAGTTCCAAAGACAATTGATGCTGATCTTAAAAATGATCATATTGAAATTTCATTTGGGTTTGATTCTGCTACAAAAATTTATTCTGAGATGATAGGCAATTTATGTCGAGATGCTATGTCGACTAAAAAATATTGGCATTTTGTCAAACTTATGGGTAGGAGTGCATCTCATGTTGCTTTGGAATGTGCTTTAAAAACTCATCCAAACATTTGCATTGTGTCCGAAGAGGTTTTGGCGAAAAAGAAAACTTTATCTGAGATTGTTAATGAGATGGTTTTTGTTATCTCAAAGAGATCTTTAAATGGAGATAATTTTGGAATAGTTATAGTTCCTGAAGGTCTGATTGAGTTTATTCCAGAAGTTAAGTCTTTAATGGTTGAATTGTGCGATATTTTTGATAAAAATGAAGGTGAGTTTAAGGAGCTTAATATTGAAGGAATGAAAGAAGTTTTTGTTGCCAAGCTTAGTGATTATATGAAGAGAGTTTATTTGTCTTTGCCTTTGTTTATTCAATTTGAACTTGTAAATTCAATTTTGGAAAGAGATCCTCATGGGAATTTTAATGTTTCAAGAGTTCCTACTGAAAAATTATTTATTGAAATGGTTCAATCAAAATTAAGTGAGCTGAAAAAAAGGGGAGAATATAAGGGAAGTTTTACTCCAGTTGATCATTTTTTTGGCTATGAAGGTAGAAGCGCTTTTCCTTCTAATTTTGATAGTGATTATTGTTATAGCTTAGGGTATAATGCTGTTGTTCTTATTTTAAATGGTCTTACAGGCTATATGTCTTGTATAAAAAATTTAAATTTAAAACCAACTGATTGGATTGCAGGAGGAGTGCCTCTAACAATGCTGATGAACATGGAAGAGAGGTATGGAGAGAAAAAGCCTGTTATAAAAAAAGCTCTAGTTGATTTAGAAGGAAAACCATTTAAAGAGTTTGTTAAAAATCGTGATAAGTGGGCTTTGAATAATTTGTATTTATGTCCAGGTCCTGTGCAGTATTTTGGCTCTTCTGAGATTGTTGATGAAATAACTGAGACTTTAAAGTTAGAATTATTAAAGTAG
- the queA gene encoding tRNA preQ1(34) S-adenosylmethionine ribosyltransferase-isomerase QueA, which translates to MKTKEFHFNLPYSLIAQYPSEKRGSSRLMVLDPKLQKIYHEDSVNNILKYINSDTFIVFNNSKVRKSRIYAESEMGSNVEFLILDRIGANLFTSLISKSKKQIVGNLYKFPEGLIGKILSKNSSEIVLKFDLDVGEDYFEKHGFVPIPPYIKRDYDKIDEDRYQTIYSQYVGSTASATAGLHFSRDLFYAFEKNNIEYDFITLHVGLGTFLPVRSKKVEEHSMHFETFLIKDCVANRLENVKFLGKKILSIGTTTLRALESSYDNKLKKFKTGQQSTNLFIYPGKNYCFKFVDMLFTNFHTPQSTLLMLVSSFAGKDFVFSSYEEAINTGYKFFSYGDAMLVLNHI; encoded by the coding sequence ATGAAAACCAAAGAGTTTCATTTTAATTTACCCTATTCTTTAATAGCTCAATATCCAAGTGAAAAAAGAGGATCTTCAAGGTTAATGGTATTAGATCCTAAATTGCAAAAAATTTACCATGAAGATTCTGTAAACAATATTTTAAAGTATATAAATAGCGATACTTTTATTGTTTTTAATAACTCAAAAGTTAGAAAATCAAGAATATATGCAGAATCAGAGATGGGCAGCAATGTTGAATTTTTAATTTTGGATAGAATCGGCGCTAATTTGTTTACTTCGCTTATTTCTAAGTCTAAAAAGCAAATTGTTGGCAATCTTTACAAATTCCCTGAAGGATTAATAGGCAAGATTTTGTCAAAAAATAGTAGTGAGATTGTTTTAAAATTTGATCTTGATGTTGGAGAAGATTATTTTGAAAAACATGGTTTTGTTCCCATACCTCCTTATATTAAAAGAGATTATGACAAAATAGATGAAGATCGATATCAAACTATTTATTCTCAATACGTTGGCTCTACAGCTTCTGCAACTGCAGGGTTGCATTTTAGCAGAGATTTATTTTATGCTTTTGAAAAGAACAATATTGAATATGATTTTATTACCCTTCATGTGGGGCTTGGCACTTTTCTTCCAGTAAGATCAAAAAAGGTCGAAGAACACAGTATGCATTTTGAAACTTTTTTAATAAAAGATTGTGTAGCTAATAGATTGGAGAATGTGAAGTTTCTTGGTAAAAAAATTTTATCAATTGGCACTACAACTCTTAGGGCCTTAGAGTCATCTTATGATAATAAACTTAAGAAGTTTAAAACAGGTCAGCAAAGTACAAATCTTTTTATTTATCCTGGCAAGAACTATTGTTTTAAGTTTGTTGACATGCTTTTTACAAATTTTCATACACCACAATCTACTCTTTTGATGCTGGTATCTTCATTTGCAGGTAAAGATTTTGTGTTTAGTTCTTACGAAGAAGCTATAAATACAGGTTATAAATTTTTTTCTTATGGTGATGCTATGTTAGTTTTGAATCATATATAG
- the priA gene encoding replication restart helicase PriA, with translation MVEHYHSTYYYEIAINIPLNKLFFYRFNLNLEIGIRVMVNFNGSNKIGIIIKKYFENEFKEKFEFKIKEIIKIIDTTKIITEHNINLAHWISKKTFSGFGETLFFGLPQNSKSKKNQTLSSINEYPDHKKHLQLNNEQQTIYKEIIGSEKTNVFYLFGIPGSGKTEIFIKLCEYYLALEQQVLFLIPEISLGYQIIKRIKYTLNMHHKIYEYNSKVPNSNKNLIWNKVKNGESLVVVGIKSVLMLPFTKLKLIIMDEEHETTYKSENIPRFHSRHVSFFLQKKFNAKFVMGSATPSLEAYHSMKNNQIKKIIMQNKFTQSKIEDIKIINMKKEPSTISSELLYNIQKSLNEKRQSLIFINKRGYLKNLECNKCGHTICCPNCSFGLIYHKKENKLLCHYCSYKTKIASHCPQCKSKDIKYKTYGIQLVEKELKKFLPNAKIARIDSDITKIENIDSINKFENQEIDILIGTQIIAKGFNFENIKTLGIINADIGMGLPDFRSSERIFTTLSQIMGRAARFKDDNTIIIQTKNPNYYAIKYAYKNQYEQFYEQELDIRKKLNYPPFNKIIRIIFRGKNEESVKQKCWEFFEKSKEFLQEEIEHLGPSEAIMKKISKNYRYNIIYLSKSYSLLEKLVNKTREKVKMTNAVYIEIDYYPISLI, from the coding sequence ATGGTTGAGCATTATCATTCGACTTATTACTATGAAATTGCAATAAATATTCCCTTAAATAAACTTTTTTTTTATAGATTTAACTTGAATCTAGAAATTGGAATAAGAGTAATGGTTAATTTTAATGGCTCCAATAAAATTGGAATAATTATTAAAAAATATTTTGAAAACGAATTCAAAGAAAAATTTGAATTCAAAATAAAAGAAATTATTAAAATAATAGATACAACTAAAATAATAACAGAACATAACATTAATTTAGCACATTGGATTAGCAAAAAAACATTTTCAGGATTTGGAGAAACTTTATTCTTTGGATTACCCCAAAATTCAAAATCTAAAAAAAATCAAACATTATCTTCAATAAATGAATATCCAGATCATAAAAAGCACCTTCAACTAAATAACGAACAACAAACTATTTACAAAGAAATTATTGGGTCAGAAAAAACTAATGTTTTTTACCTTTTTGGGATACCTGGATCTGGAAAAACTGAAATATTTATCAAATTGTGTGAATACTATTTAGCACTAGAACAACAAGTACTTTTCTTGATTCCTGAAATATCATTAGGATATCAAATAATAAAAAGAATAAAATATACATTAAATATGCACCATAAAATTTATGAATATAACTCTAAAGTTCCAAATTCTAATAAAAATTTAATATGGAATAAAGTCAAAAATGGAGAAAGCCTGGTTGTAGTTGGCATTAAAAGTGTTCTAATGCTACCTTTTACTAAATTGAAATTAATAATTATGGACGAAGAACACGAAACTACATACAAATCTGAAAATATTCCAAGATTTCACTCAAGACACGTATCATTTTTTTTGCAAAAAAAATTTAATGCTAAGTTTGTAATGGGAAGCGCAACACCTTCTCTTGAAGCATACCACTCAATGAAAAACAACCAAATAAAAAAAATAATAATGCAAAACAAATTCACTCAAAGCAAAATAGAAGATATAAAAATAATAAATATGAAAAAAGAACCTAGCACAATTTCATCAGAGCTATTATACAATATACAAAAAAGTTTAAATGAAAAAAGACAATCTTTAATTTTCATTAATAAAAGAGGATATCTAAAAAATCTCGAATGCAACAAATGTGGACATACAATTTGTTGCCCAAATTGCTCATTTGGCTTGATTTACCATAAAAAAGAAAACAAACTTTTATGCCACTATTGCAGTTATAAAACAAAAATAGCAAGCCATTGCCCTCAATGCAAATCAAAAGACATTAAATACAAAACCTATGGAATTCAACTTGTTGAAAAAGAATTAAAAAAATTTTTGCCAAATGCAAAAATTGCAAGAATAGATTCCGATATTACAAAAATAGAAAATATAGATTCAATAAATAAGTTCGAAAATCAAGAAATAGACATACTTATCGGAACACAAATCATCGCAAAAGGATTCAATTTTGAAAATATAAAAACACTAGGCATAATCAACGCAGACATTGGAATGGGATTACCTGATTTTAGAAGTAGCGAAAGAATTTTTACAACACTCTCACAGATTATGGGAAGAGCCGCAAGATTCAAGGATGACAACACAATTATTATACAAACAAAAAATCCTAATTATTATGCCATAAAATATGCTTATAAGAACCAATATGAACAATTTTACGAACAAGAACTAGACATACGAAAAAAATTGAACTATCCTCCGTTTAACAAAATTATTAGAATAATATTTAGAGGCAAAAATGAAGAATCGGTTAAACAAAAATGTTGGGAATTTTTTGAAAAATCTAAAGAATTTTTGCAAGAAGAAATTGAACACTTGGGCCCATCAGAAGCTATTATGAAGAAAATATCTAAAAATTACAGATACAATATAATATACTTGTCAAAATCCTACAGCTTACTTGAAAAACTAGTTAACAAAACAAGAGAAAAGGTAAAAATGACAAATGCTGTTTACATTGAAATAGATTATTACCCAATATCATTAATTTAG
- the udk gene encoding uridine kinase → MAKIIGISGGSGSGKTTVVSKISEFIPEFVLISQDNYYKSVGDYEHEFSKVNFDHPDAFDNNLFYEHLKNLKKNSPIDMPLYDFINHKRQLKTVLVVPTPVVIVEGIMIFVEERVRNLIDLKIYIDTPNDIRFIRRLRRDISKRGRTVESVIDQYLNTTRWGYYRFIEPTKEYADLIIPEGGHNDKALYVLSTFLKSLSKEGLDFT, encoded by the coding sequence ATGGCTAAGATTATTGGGATATCTGGTGGTTCTGGAAGCGGAAAAACTACAGTTGTAAGCAAGATTAGTGAGTTTATCCCAGAATTTGTCCTTATTTCTCAAGATAATTACTATAAGAGTGTGGGTGATTATGAACATGAATTTTCTAAGGTAAATTTTGATCATCCAGATGCTTTTGATAATAATTTGTTTTATGAGCATTTAAAAAATTTAAAAAAAAATAGTCCAATAGATATGCCTCTTTACGATTTTATTAATCATAAAAGACAACTTAAAACGGTTTTGGTTGTTCCAACCCCTGTTGTTATTGTTGAAGGTATTATGATTTTTGTTGAAGAGAGGGTAAGAAATTTAATAGATCTTAAAATATATATTGACACTCCAAATGATATTAGATTTATTAGGCGCTTAAGAAGAGATATTTCTAAAAGAGGCCGTACTGTAGAGTCGGTGATTGATCAGTATTTGAACACCACTAGATGGGGGTATTATAGATTTATTGAGCCTACCAAAGAATATGCTGATCTTATTATTCCTGAGGGAGGCCACAATGATAAAGCGCTTTATGTGCTTTCAACATTTCTTAAGTCTTTAAGTAAAGAAGGATTGGATTTTACCTAA
- a CDS encoding YitT family protein, whose product MKKKKKIRCRRIKKKLKLLFIIIIKKLKTITKNPKLIFDSTIQITLGSALMAISTNVLYIPHGLLSGGIGGISLMLHYLLSFNLGWTIFALNIPLFLIGIKFLNITFIIQSWISMGLYSIIINYSQFLQNKIHLNDMMLASILAGLISGLGLGLIFKGKGSSGGSDIIAMIIKEKYSISIGTTNFIVNLVILMLATFFFNIEISLYTLIASFVTSIMTDKTSTGFGNQKAILIISDKGKEIAYLLTNKLKLAATLLDGKGAWAGTEKTIVFIVVPIMRLSRIKYISQKVDPNCFITVINTNEITGGKIITDSISLKQEI is encoded by the coding sequence ATGAAAAAGAAAAAAAAGATACGTTGTCGTAGAATTAAAAAAAAACTCAAACTATTATTCATAATAATAATAAAAAAATTAAAAACTATAACTAAAAATCCCAAATTAATATTTGATAGCACAATACAAATAACTTTAGGATCTGCACTAATGGCAATTTCCACTAATGTTTTGTACATTCCTCATGGACTTCTTAGTGGGGGGATTGGGGGCATTTCATTAATGCTACATTATCTGTTAAGCTTCAATTTGGGATGGACAATATTTGCATTAAACATACCATTATTTCTTATTGGAATAAAATTTTTAAACATAACATTCATCATTCAAAGTTGGATTTCAATGGGATTGTATTCTATTATCATAAACTACTCCCAATTTTTACAAAATAAAATACATCTTAACGATATGATGCTTGCATCAATACTAGCTGGACTTATTTCTGGACTTGGGCTTGGGCTAATATTTAAAGGCAAAGGATCTTCGGGAGGATCAGATATAATTGCTATGATTATCAAAGAAAAATATTCAATTAGCATTGGAACAACAAACTTTATAGTTAATCTAGTAATATTAATGCTTGCAACCTTTTTCTTTAATATTGAAATCTCCCTTTATACACTAATAGCATCATTTGTAACATCTATCATGACAGACAAAACAAGCACTGGATTTGGCAATCAAAAAGCGATATTAATCATTTCAGATAAAGGAAAAGAAATTGCTTATCTTCTTACAAACAAGTTAAAATTAGCCGCTACATTATTAGACGGAAAAGGAGCTTGGGCAGGAACAGAAAAAACTATAGTATTTATAGTAGTTCCAATAATGCGCTTATCAAGAATTAAGTATATATCACAAAAAGTTGATCCAAATTGTTTCATTACTGTTATTAACACTAATGAAATCACTGGGGGTAAAATAATAACTGATTCAATCTCATTAAAACAAGAAATTTAA
- a CDS encoding RluA family pseudouridine synthase, whose product MIRLKKEFTVKENALRLDLYLSSNLEVFTRSQIKRRNVEAFKKSNGKLLNIKLSKPVFKDDEILIEFDEESSQIDCLRPSNIPIAIIYEDSNVIVLNKPQGILSHPGISHWDDTVVNFLLYHIERLKVNFNEEKIRPGIVHRLDKDTSGVLICAKNINTLRLLAQQFKDKRTNKVYIAIVKGNFNSFFGSVESFIDRDKYNRKKFSVSKDRGKKALTEYRLLLNFGGYSLLALKPKTGRTHQLRVHMKYLNFPILGDEVYGRLDGNLKKITLMLHSYKLEIDIGNKSFRKFISEFPERFVIFLSNFYNSDELNLIIDNLVLFLRDF is encoded by the coding sequence ATGATAAGGCTTAAGAAAGAATTTACCGTTAAAGAAAATGCTTTAAGATTGGATCTTTACCTATCAAGCAATTTGGAAGTTTTTACTAGAAGTCAGATTAAGAGAAGAAATGTAGAAGCGTTTAAAAAGAGTAATGGAAAATTATTAAATATAAAATTGTCCAAGCCTGTTTTTAAGGATGATGAAATATTGATTGAATTTGACGAAGAGAGTAGTCAAATTGATTGCCTTAGGCCCAGTAATATCCCTATTGCTATAATTTATGAAGATTCTAATGTTATTGTTCTGAATAAACCACAAGGAATTTTGAGCCATCCTGGAATATCGCATTGGGACGATACTGTTGTGAATTTTCTTTTATACCATATAGAAAGATTGAAAGTTAATTTTAATGAAGAAAAAATTAGACCTGGAATTGTTCATAGATTAGACAAAGATACTTCTGGAGTGCTAATTTGTGCAAAAAACATTAACACCTTAAGGCTTTTAGCTCAGCAGTTTAAAGATAAAAGGACAAATAAAGTCTACATTGCAATTGTTAAGGGGAATTTCAATAGTTTTTTTGGAAGTGTTGAATCTTTTATAGATAGAGATAAATACAATAGGAAAAAATTTAGTGTTTCTAAAGATAGAGGTAAAAAGGCATTAACAGAATATAGATTGTTGCTCAATTTTGGGGGATATTCTCTTTTAGCTTTAAAGCCTAAAACTGGCCGTACTCATCAATTGAGAGTTCATATGAAATATCTTAATTTTCCAATATTGGGAGATGAGGTTTATGGCAGATTAGATGGTAATTTGAAAAAAATCACTCTAATGCTTCATTCTTATAAGCTTGAAATTGATATTGGAAACAAATCTTTCAGGAAATTCATTTCTGAATTTCCTGAAAGATTTGTTATTTTTTTGTCAAATTTTTACAATAGCGATGAATTGAATTTGATTATTGATAATTTGGTTCTCTTTTTGAGAGACTTTTAA